A part of Rhinoderma darwinii isolate aRhiDar2 chromosome 1, aRhiDar2.hap1, whole genome shotgun sequence genomic DNA contains:
- the LOC142742200 gene encoding perilipin-2-like: MAEMVEQQQQNVVVRLINLPLVSSTYDMVSSVYVNTRDNHPYLKSVCDVAEKSVRTITSVAVTSAMPILQKLEPQIAMANTIACVGLDKIEEKLPILYQPTDKVVANASEAVVGAKDAVIQGFTGVVDKTKVAVQDSVAMTKSVVNGSINTVLGSSVVKIMSNRVDAALTKSETLLEQYLPPTDEELAKEATKTEGFELSVDQPSYYVRLGSLSAKARKRAYQQALTRMKDVKCRSQESIAQLQNTVDLIEYARKNMNDANHKIHDAQEKFYNKWVEWTKGTGQDSGETESTEQIESRTLNIARHLTQQLQTTCLSLVTSVQGLPKNIQNKAQNVSALAADVYQNFRSASSFREMSDGLLTNSKDQFTKMKDSMDDVMDYLVNNTPLNWLVGPFYPQLADGKNGAQQVDGGDSANKE; the protein is encoded by the exons ATGGCTGAAATGGTGGAGCAGCAGCAACAG AATGTGGTGGTAAGGCTGATAAACCTCCCATTGGTGAGCTCTACCTATgatatggtgtcttctgtctacgTGAACACCAGAGACAACCATCCGTACTTGAAGTCTGTATGTGACGTCGCAGAGAAAAGTGTGAGGACTATCACGTCTGTGGCTGTGACCAGTGCCATGCCAATCCTCCAGAAACTTGAGCCTCAAA TTGCTATGGCTAATACCATTGCCTGCGTTGGACTGGATAAGATTGAAGAGAAGCTGCCTATTCTCTATCAGCCGACTGACAAG GTTGTAGCGAACGCCTCAGAAGCAGTTGTTGGTGCCAAAGATGCTGTGATTCAGGGTTTCACAGGAGTAGTTGATAAAACTAAGGTGGCTGTGCAGGATAGTGTGGCGATGACCAAGTCTGTTGTGAACGGCAGCATTAACACTGTTCTGGGTAGCAGTGTAGTAAAGATTATGAGCAATCGTGTGGACGCTGCACTAACCAAGTCTGAAACTCTTCTGGAACAATACCTGCCGCCAACAGATGAAGAGTTGG CTAAGGAAGCCACAAAAACAGAAGGCTTTGAATTGTCCGTTGATCAGCCAAGCTATTATGTTCGTCTGGGATCCCTCTCGGCGAAGGCCCGCAAACGTGCTTATCAACAAGCTTTGACCCGAATGAAGGATGTCAAGTGCAGAAGTCAGGAATCCATTGCTCAGCTCCAGAACACCGTTGACCTG ATTGAATATGCAAGGAAGAACATGAATGATGCTAATCATAAAATCCATGATGCACAGGAGAAATTCTACAATAAGTGGGTGGAGTGGACAAAAGGCACAGGACAAGATAGTGGAGAAACTGAAAGCACTGAG CAAATTGAATCCCGCACTCTGAATATTGCCCGACATCTCACTCAGCAACTGCAAACCACATGTCTCTCCCTGGTCACAAGTGTTCAAGGACTTCCAAAGAAcattcagaacaaagctcaaaatGTTAGTGCCTTGGCTGCAGATGTCTATCAAAACTTCCGTTCTGCCTCTTCCTTCAGAGAAATGTCTGATGGCCTCTTAACCAACAGTAAGGACCAGTTCACAAAAATGAAGGACTCTATGGATGATGTGATGGACTACTTGGTTAACAACACTCCACTAAATTGGCTGGTAGGTCCCTTTTACCCACAATTGGCTGATGGCAAAAATGGGGCGCAACAAGTTGATGGGGGTGACTCTGCCAACAAGGAATGA